The proteins below come from a single Lentisphaera araneosa HTCC2155 genomic window:
- the def gene encoding peptide deformylase gives MSSGSHILDVKKFGNPVLRKVAEPISEINDEIRELVEEMVDTMYEENGIGLAAPQVGRSLRVFVIDTHFEDETYGSDGEKLLCPKMPLALINPEIISTSGEDISFEEGCLSIPQINAAVVRPSNIVLKAQTLEGEIIEADFGGLTSRCMQHEIDHLDGVLFTDKAEKDDLKLVAKKLEQLRMKTEKALKKRKAKKRR, from the coding sequence ATGTCTTCAGGAAGCCATATTCTTGATGTTAAAAAATTTGGAAATCCGGTGCTCAGAAAAGTTGCTGAGCCGATTTCTGAAATTAACGATGAGATCCGTGAGCTTGTGGAAGAAATGGTTGATACCATGTACGAAGAGAATGGCATTGGCTTAGCAGCTCCTCAAGTAGGTAGGAGCTTGCGAGTTTTTGTTATTGACACTCATTTTGAAGATGAGACATATGGCAGTGATGGGGAGAAATTGCTTTGCCCTAAAATGCCTTTGGCTCTCATCAATCCAGAAATTATTTCTACTTCGGGCGAAGATATATCTTTTGAAGAAGGCTGTTTATCTATACCTCAAATTAATGCCGCAGTGGTTCGCCCTAGCAACATTGTTCTAAAAGCGCAAACACTGGAGGGCGAAATTATCGAAGCTGATTTTGGCGGTTTAACCTCTCGCTGTATGCAGCATGAAATCGATCACCTTGATGGTGTTTTATTCACGGATAAAGCTGAGAAAGATGATTTGAAGCTCGTGGCTAAAAAATTAGAACAGTTACGGATGAAGACCGAAAAAGCTCTTAAAAAGCGAAAGGCTAAGAAACGCCGTTAA